A genome region from Natronobeatus ordinarius includes the following:
- a CDS encoding AbrB/MazE/SpoVT family DNA-binding domain-containing protein, with the protein MVSSTTEPEIVRVSQKGQATIPKPLREKFGIDTPGEVFVYEEDERIVIEPVPSLEELGGIHASEDHDRGEVLETVRELKREEREAADERAGRLRPSGTKGE; encoded by the coding sequence ATGGTGAGTAGTACGACAGAGCCGGAAATCGTACGCGTCTCGCAGAAGGGGCAGGCGACGATTCCGAAGCCCCTTCGGGAGAAGTTCGGGATCGACACGCCTGGCGAGGTGTTCGTCTACGAGGAAGACGAGCGTATCGTCATCGAGCCCGTCCCGTCGCTCGAGGAACTCGGCGGGATCCACGCCAGTGAGGATCACGACCGGGGCGAGGTGCTCGAAACGGTCCGGGAGCTAAAACGTGAGGAACGCGAGGCTGCTGACGAACGCGCCGGTCGGCTTCGGCCGTCAGGAACCAAGGGCGAATGA
- a CDS encoding PIN domain-containing protein, which produces MTDRYVFDAEAIVAYLYDEPGRDVVEGFLVDVRNGAVEGLLAETNAAEVFYLVARFEGVDDEPTADSLRTADRDVRALERWGLRIERADWLLAAEVKADGHVSLADAHAVSLAHENDATLVAGADDDFDALPVDVDVVRFRDEGV; this is translated from the coding sequence ATGACCGACCGGTACGTGTTCGACGCCGAGGCGATCGTCGCGTACCTCTACGACGAGCCCGGTCGCGACGTCGTCGAGGGATTCCTCGTGGACGTCCGGAACGGCGCCGTCGAGGGGTTGCTCGCCGAGACCAACGCCGCCGAGGTGTTTTACCTCGTGGCGCGCTTCGAGGGTGTCGACGACGAGCCGACCGCCGACTCCCTTCGGACCGCCGATCGGGACGTCCGAGCGCTCGAGCGGTGGGGACTTCGCATCGAACGGGCCGACTGGCTGCTCGCTGCCGAGGTGAAAGCTGACGGTCACGTCTCGTTGGCGGACGCACATGCCGTCTCGCTCGCCCACGAGAACGACGCGACACTCGTCGCCGGGGCCGACGACGACTTCGACGCGCTCCCGGTCGACGTCGACGTGGTTCGGTTCCGGGACGAAGGCGTCTAG
- a CDS encoding geranylgeranyl reductase family protein yields MYDFVVVGVGPPGARFARRAAEEGYDVLALEKGRIGEPLACSGHVSTDVWSFAGADARATLLQNEIYGARFHVRGPGSRAYPFYKREVVSNVIDRVGLDRHLAELASEAGADVRDGHTVTAITEYADHVEVTAKGPNGSEVHEAKMIAGCDGPRSRVRDALSLPEPAELLHGVLAFAEEPDHEDFVDVHLTPPRFFAWRIPRGEAGVEYGLAAPPGVEVNRHFEELIDGYEVDVSHRCSGAIPIGPPDRVTTRRGFLIGDAAAQTKPFTGGGILYGMTSADHAAREIDPDRPTTLAAYEHAWRTDLKRDIELGHQIRRAYSLPEPIQRVGLRALSGEIGVHMDRPSSFFSREHLRTMVSRFAP; encoded by the coding sequence ATGTACGATTTCGTCGTCGTGGGCGTCGGTCCGCCGGGGGCGCGATTCGCCCGGCGAGCTGCCGAAGAGGGGTACGACGTCCTCGCACTCGAGAAGGGGCGAATCGGCGAGCCGCTGGCCTGTTCGGGCCACGTCAGCACCGACGTCTGGTCGTTCGCCGGCGCGGACGCTCGAGCGACGCTCTTACAGAACGAGATCTACGGGGCGCGATTTCACGTCCGTGGACCTGGAAGTCGGGCGTACCCGTTCTACAAACGCGAGGTCGTCTCGAACGTCATCGACCGCGTGGGCCTCGACCGCCACCTCGCAGAGCTCGCCAGCGAGGCGGGGGCGGACGTCAGGGACGGCCACACCGTCACCGCGATCACGGAGTACGCCGACCACGTCGAGGTGACGGCGAAGGGGCCCAACGGGAGCGAGGTGCACGAAGCGAAGATGATCGCGGGCTGTGACGGGCCGCGCTCCCGAGTACGCGACGCCCTCTCGCTGCCCGAACCGGCCGAGTTGCTCCACGGCGTGCTCGCCTTCGCCGAGGAGCCCGATCACGAGGACTTCGTGGACGTCCACCTCACCCCGCCGCGCTTTTTCGCGTGGCGCATCCCCCGCGGCGAGGCGGGCGTCGAGTACGGCCTGGCCGCGCCGCCGGGCGTCGAGGTCAACCGCCACTTCGAGGAGCTGATCGACGGCTACGAGGTCGACGTCTCCCACCGGTGTTCGGGCGCGATCCCCATCGGTCCGCCCGACCGCGTCACCACCCGCCGGGGCTTTCTGATCGGCGACGCCGCCGCCCAGACCAAGCCGTTCACCGGCGGCGGCATCCTCTACGGGATGACGAGCGCCGACCACGCCGCCCGCGAGATCGATCCCGATCGGCCGACGACGCTCGCCGCTTACGAACACGCCTGGCGAACGGATCTGAAACGGGACATCGAACTCGGCCACCAGATCCGACGGGCCTACTCGCTCCCCGAACCGATCCAGCGGGTCGGCCTGCGGGCGCTCTCGGGCGAGATCGGCGTCCACATGGATCGGCCGAGTTCCTTCTTCTCGAGGGAGCACCTCCGGACGATGGTCTCGCGGTTCGCGCCCTGA
- a CDS encoding DUF7351 domain-containing protein codes for MADEPNPEADTLSPPEAFALVGDEVRTAVLRILLERYEHQPLSFSELYEAADVDDSGRFNYHLQRLVGHFLERTDEGYRLRDPGRKLAHAILAGTYTDSPSISRTDAPGTCYACGETALVASYGDERFAIECAACGEDVLTVSFPPAGVTSRPPEAAIEAFDRWSTRQAALVADGICPACAGAMDASVTFEPPDSLAVDVLPKFRCRVCSYVGHVSFGSVAIHREDVLSVLHRHGWERDRVYWSIEHCVTDAHTTVESTDPVRISEAFPLEEATVSVTFDEDVGVVDVAERPEE; via the coding sequence ATGGCTGACGAACCGAACCCGGAGGCCGACACCCTCTCGCCGCCGGAGGCGTTCGCCCTCGTCGGCGACGAGGTGCGAACGGCGGTGCTCCGGATCCTCCTCGAGCGATACGAGCACCAGCCGCTGTCGTTCTCCGAGCTGTACGAGGCGGCCGACGTCGACGACAGCGGGCGGTTCAACTACCACCTGCAACGACTCGTCGGTCACTTCCTCGAGCGGACGGACGAGGGCTACCGGCTCCGAGATCCGGGTCGAAAGCTCGCACACGCTATCCTCGCCGGAACCTACACCGATTCCCCTTCGATCTCCCGAACCGACGCGCCCGGGACGTGTTATGCGTGCGGGGAGACAGCGCTGGTGGCGTCCTACGGGGACGAACGCTTTGCGATCGAGTGTGCGGCCTGCGGAGAGGACGTGCTGACCGTCTCCTTTCCCCCGGCCGGGGTGACGAGCCGACCGCCCGAGGCTGCGATCGAGGCGTTCGACCGGTGGTCGACCAGACAGGCGGCGCTCGTCGCCGACGGTATCTGTCCGGCGTGTGCGGGCGCGATGGACGCCTCCGTGACGTTCGAGCCGCCGGACTCGCTGGCCGTCGACGTCCTCCCGAAGTTTCGCTGTCGGGTCTGTTCGTACGTCGGCCACGTCTCGTTCGGCTCGGTCGCCATCCACCGCGAGGACGTCCTGTCGGTGCTCCATCGACACGGCTGGGAGCGCGACCGGGTCTACTGGTCGATCGAACACTGCGTGACCGACGCGCACACGACGGTCGAGTCGACGGACCCGGTCCGGATCAGCGAAGCGTTCCCGCTCGAGGAGGCCACCGTCTCGGTCACCTTCGACGAGGACGTCGGGGTGGTCGACGTGGCGGAACGTCCCGAGGAGTGA
- a CDS encoding ABC transporter ATP-binding protein produces the protein MKAVVAAEGLRKTYGDTVALAGVSLSVDQGEVFGLIGPNGAGKTTLVRSLTGTVEPDAGTARVLEDRPSAVDRDRLGVLPQNFAPPARLTARELLTYYAGLYEDARDPETVLADVGLADSGDTWYEELSGGQQRRVCVGSALVNDPDVLFLDEPTTGIDPAGRRTVWRLIEALAEAGTTVFLTTHDMAEAERLADRVGLLAAGELVALGTPAALVADHGGPSRLTVETDADPAVFDDLEYATTPTPDGVVVRAVPPAEIGSVVAYLEDRNVTYTGLSWAEPDLEDVYLELADDAELERTRRQAGRQLAATGGDR, from the coding sequence ATGAAAGCCGTAGTCGCCGCGGAGGGGCTTCGAAAGACGTACGGCGACACCGTGGCGCTCGCCGGCGTCTCGCTGTCGGTCGACCAGGGCGAGGTGTTCGGGCTCATCGGCCCCAACGGGGCCGGGAAGACGACGCTCGTTCGGTCGCTCACCGGAACGGTCGAGCCGGATGCGGGAACGGCCCGGGTGCTCGAGGACCGACCGTCGGCCGTCGACCGGGACCGCCTCGGCGTCCTCCCCCAGAACTTCGCGCCGCCGGCGCGTCTCACTGCCCGCGAACTGCTCACCTACTACGCCGGCCTCTACGAGGACGCACGCGACCCCGAGACCGTCCTCGCGGACGTGGGGCTCGCCGACAGCGGGGATACCTGGTACGAGGAGCTCTCCGGCGGCCAGCAGCGCCGGGTCTGCGTCGGCTCCGCGCTCGTCAACGACCCCGACGTGCTCTTTCTCGACGAGCCGACGACCGGCATCGACCCCGCCGGCCGACGAACCGTCTGGCGGCTGATCGAGGCGCTCGCCGAGGCCGGCACGACGGTCTTTCTCACCACCCACGACATGGCCGAGGCCGAGCGCTTAGCCGACCGCGTCGGGCTGCTCGCCGCCGGCGAGCTCGTCGCCCTTGGGACGCCCGCGGCGCTCGTCGCCGACCACGGCGGGCCCAGCCGGCTCACCGTCGAGACGGACGCCGACCCCGCCGTCTTCGACGACCTCGAGTACGCCACCACGCCGACTCCCGACGGCGTCGTCGTGCGCGCCGTCCCGCCCGCGGAGATCGGCTCGGTGGTCGCCTACCTCGAGGACCGCAACGTCACCTACACCGGGCTGTCGTGGGCCGAACCCGACTTAGAGGACGTCTACCTCGAGCTGGCCGACGACGCGGAACTCGAGCGAACGCGCCGGCAGGCGGGACGCCAGCTCGCCGCCACCGGAGGTGACCGATGA
- a CDS encoding ABC transporter permease — protein MSRYARIRAEARADWSSFLRRRTAVFFTFFFPIILIVIFGALVRTDPTGEGLFAEPPGYYVPGYLATVVLFTPLSRLGSEVARHREGSRFEKLATTPLSKTEWLFAQTVVNTAIIGIASLLILVLVLALTGAEMVFSPLLVAYVVVGSVCFCGFGAMLGSYTDSRDGAVAASNTIALPLLFLSETFVTLEQLPGWFAPLVNLSPLTYFARGVRAATYPGAETPAIAGVDPAIANLLILAAVAVVAFAFGARSIPHTD, from the coding sequence ATGAGCCGATACGCACGCATTCGTGCCGAGGCGCGGGCGGACTGGTCGTCGTTCCTCCGGCGGCGGACGGCCGTCTTCTTCACGTTCTTTTTCCCCATCATCCTGATCGTCATCTTCGGCGCACTCGTACGGACCGACCCGACCGGCGAGGGGCTGTTCGCCGAGCCGCCGGGCTACTACGTCCCCGGCTACCTCGCGACCGTCGTGCTCTTCACGCCGCTCTCCCGGCTGGGGAGCGAGGTGGCCCGCCACCGCGAGGGAAGTCGCTTCGAGAAACTGGCGACCACGCCGCTGTCGAAGACCGAGTGGCTGTTCGCCCAGACCGTCGTCAACACGGCGATCATCGGCATCGCGAGCCTGCTCATCCTGGTGCTCGTCCTCGCGCTGACGGGCGCCGAGATGGTCTTCTCGCCACTTTTGGTTGCCTACGTCGTCGTCGGCTCCGTCTGCTTCTGTGGCTTCGGCGCCATGCTCGGCAGCTACACCGACTCCCGGGACGGCGCCGTCGCCGCCAGCAACACCATCGCCCTCCCGCTGCTCTTTCTCTCCGAGACGTTCGTCACGCTCGAGCAACTACCCGGCTGGTTCGCCCCGCTGGTGAACCTCTCGCCACTGACCTACTTCGCCCGCGGCGTGCGGGCGGCGACCTACCCCGGCGCGGAGACGCCAGCGATCGCGGGCGTCGATCCCGCGATTGCGAACCTGTTGATCCTCGCTGCGGTGGCCGTCGTCGCGTTCGCCTTCGGCGCGCGGTCGATCCCCCACACCGACTGA
- a CDS encoding DUF7351 domain-containing protein translates to MSANDDHDGDGETADSRSDERSSLTDGPDVTAVSKPSDAFQALGNEVRMGVLETMLERHDAGEPRATFSELFAASDVETTAGFSYHLEQLVGPYLRKTDDGYAFTYAGLTLARAIAAGAYTRRVDHDGVALEERCPFCDAEALEARSNDNVVSVGCRDCGRTLLRLGFPPSGLEAHGDRFLEAFDRHHRHRLALMRDGVCPECSGDVVARATAPAEPVADALPDSLADHVQASFECQRCGYDLRCPITLSLLEYPAVVSFYHDHGEAIRDRRIWNVGHEWAETVLSEDPLCVRVVTELDGGALALYVDAALRVLEVQRTNGSPSSGFDSATPASRSADRTP, encoded by the coding sequence ATGTCCGCCAACGATGACCACGACGGTGACGGGGAGACGGCCGACTCGAGGTCCGACGAGCGGAGCTCCCTGACCGACGGGCCCGACGTGACGGCGGTTTCGAAACCCAGCGACGCCTTCCAGGCACTCGGGAACGAGGTCCGAATGGGCGTCCTCGAGACGATGCTCGAGCGCCACGACGCCGGCGAGCCGCGGGCGACGTTCTCCGAACTGTTCGCGGCGTCGGACGTGGAGACCACCGCGGGCTTTTCCTACCATCTCGAGCAACTCGTCGGCCCGTACCTCCGGAAGACCGACGACGGCTACGCGTTCACCTACGCCGGGCTGACGCTCGCGCGGGCGATCGCGGCCGGCGCCTACACCCGTCGGGTCGACCACGACGGCGTCGCCCTCGAGGAGCGATGTCCGTTCTGCGACGCCGAGGCGCTCGAGGCGCGCTCGAACGACAACGTCGTCAGCGTCGGTTGTCGGGACTGCGGACGGACGCTGTTGCGTCTCGGCTTTCCGCCGTCGGGGCTCGAGGCCCACGGCGACCGCTTCCTCGAAGCGTTCGACCGCCACCACCGTCACCGGCTGGCGCTCATGCGCGACGGCGTCTGTCCGGAGTGCAGCGGCGACGTCGTCGCCCGCGCGACCGCGCCGGCCGAGCCGGTGGCCGACGCGCTCCCCGACTCGCTGGCCGACCACGTCCAGGCGTCGTTCGAGTGTCAGCGATGCGGGTACGACCTGCGCTGTCCAATCACCCTCTCGCTGCTCGAGTACCCCGCCGTCGTTTCCTTTTACCACGACCACGGCGAGGCGATTCGCGACCGTCGCATCTGGAACGTCGGCCACGAGTGGGCCGAAACGGTGCTGTCGGAGGACCCGCTCTGCGTCCGCGTCGTGACCGAACTCGACGGGGGGGCGCTCGCGCTGTACGTCGACGCCGCGCTGCGCGTACTCGAGGTCCAGCGAACGAACGGCTCACCGTCGTCCGGTTTCGACTCGGCGACTCCTGCATCGAGATCGGCCGACCGAACGCCGTGA
- a CDS encoding helix-turn-helix transcriptional regulator: MARDIAPSRTDEPIADVAYLARSDHRVPTLVAMTDRPRSRSELCELTGVSSSTIRRTLREFEARNWIRKDGYRYEATRLGEVIALGMEELIERVETERKLRDVWHWLPDAVTEFTIDTWSAMTVTVAEPDAPYRPVNRFESLLRTTTEFRFLRPEVALMEPCLGVLCRLIEGGTEITLIDRPSCHTYFFSTYPERSSEMVAQENFTVLEHDDLPPYGIGLLDDRVAISCYERDSGTVQAVIDTDAPAVRDWAAAVYASFEAEARPPTSEPLPE; the protein is encoded by the coding sequence ATGGCGCGCGATATCGCTCCTTCACGAACCGACGAACCGATCGCCGACGTCGCGTATCTCGCGCGGTCCGACCACCGGGTTCCGACGCTCGTCGCGATGACGGACCGTCCGCGAAGCCGGTCCGAACTCTGTGAGCTGACCGGCGTCTCGTCGTCGACGATCCGACGAACGCTCAGGGAGTTCGAGGCCCGCAACTGGATCCGCAAGGACGGCTACCGGTACGAGGCGACGCGACTGGGAGAGGTCATCGCGTTGGGGATGGAGGAGCTGATCGAACGGGTGGAAACCGAACGGAAGCTACGCGACGTCTGGCACTGGTTGCCGGACGCGGTGACCGAGTTCACGATCGACACGTGGTCGGCGATGACCGTCACCGTCGCCGAACCCGACGCACCGTACCGTCCGGTGAACCGGTTCGAGTCGCTCCTCCGGACGACGACCGAGTTCCGGTTTCTCCGTCCCGAGGTCGCGTTGATGGAGCCCTGTCTGGGCGTTCTCTGTCGGCTGATCGAGGGCGGCACAGAGATCACGCTGATCGACCGGCCGAGCTGTCACACGTACTTCTTTTCGACGTATCCAGAGCGAAGCTCCGAGATGGTGGCCCAGGAGAACTTCACCGTGCTCGAGCACGACGACCTCCCGCCGTACGGCATTGGGCTCCTCGACGACCGGGTCGCCATCAGCTGTTACGAGCGCGACAGCGGGACAGTCCAGGCGGTGATCGACACCGACGCCCCGGCGGTCCGTGACTGGGCAGCGGCGGTGTACGCGTCGTTCGAAGCCGAGGCCCGACCGCCTACGTCCGAACCGCTCCCCGAGTGA
- a CDS encoding archaeal proteasome endopeptidase complex subunit alpha, with protein sequence MDRTRQQAYDRGQTIFSPDGRLYQVEYAREAVARGSPSVGVRTADGVVLAARKRVRSPLLEPTSVEKIHRIDEGLAVASAGHAADARTLVDLARETSQRHRLRYGEPITASSLATAVADHVQEHTQTGGSRPFGTALLVAGVDGIQPDDPGRPGLYEVDPSGTATGWRAGAIGESSADLRRVLEDRLAGGRDGSASIDADRGVHVALEALAASTDEPLSAADLDVCTVSVAPPAVDRLSTATIDDALEAAS encoded by the coding sequence ATGGATCGCACGCGCCAGCAGGCCTACGACCGCGGGCAGACGATCTTCTCGCCGGACGGACGGCTCTACCAGGTCGAGTACGCCCGTGAGGCCGTCGCCCGCGGCTCGCCGAGCGTCGGCGTCCGGACCGCCGACGGGGTCGTTCTCGCTGCCCGAAAGCGGGTTCGATCGCCGCTGCTCGAGCCGACGAGCGTCGAGAAGATCCACCGGATCGACGAGGGGCTCGCGGTCGCCTCCGCGGGCCACGCCGCCGACGCCCGGACGCTCGTCGACCTCGCTCGAGAGACGAGCCAGCGCCACCGATTACGCTACGGCGAACCGATCACCGCCAGTTCGCTCGCGACGGCCGTGGCGGACCACGTCCAGGAGCACACCCAGACCGGCGGCTCCCGACCGTTCGGCACGGCGTTGCTCGTCGCTGGCGTCGACGGCATCCAGCCCGACGACCCCGGTCGGCCGGGGCTCTACGAGGTCGATCCGAGCGGTACGGCCACCGGCTGGCGAGCCGGCGCGATCGGCGAGTCCTCGGCCGACCTGCGCCGAGTCCTCGAGGACCGACTCGCCGGCGGACGTGACGGCTCGGCGTCGATCGACGCCGATCGGGGCGTTCACGTCGCGCTCGAGGCGCTCGCGGCATCGACTGACGAACCCTTGTCGGCGGCCGACCTCGACGTCTGTACCGTCTCCGTGGCCCCGCCAGCGGTCGACCGACTCTCGACGGCGACGATCGACGACGCGCTCGAGGCCGCGAGCTGA
- a CDS encoding proteasome subunit alpha produces MRHRYDDLTEGGPTGTATDRTRGRPSTGGSRFDQRRVPARSDADETGTPVTTGTTILALTGADGVVLAADTRASLAGRFVTNRSVQKVEPIDDRTALAFSGSVGDAQSFLRRLRLEAKRYELHHGGPMPVETVATVAGNLLRGGPYQVLDPVLAGFDTEPAVYDVDLGGGVLRTEYAASGSGMQLAYGVLEDAYDAEASVETLRTVAATTVRSAAARDTASGDGLTIATITADGIDLERFDDLEAGPPLEAATDGPNRGGTQERTDDEGVY; encoded by the coding sequence ATGCGACACCGATACGACGACTTGACCGAGGGTGGTCCGACGGGAACGGCTACCGACCGGACTCGAGGCCGACCGTCTACGGGCGGCTCGCGATTCGACCAGCGACGCGTCCCGGCGCGGTCCGACGCCGACGAAACCGGAACGCCGGTGACGACCGGGACGACGATTCTCGCGCTGACTGGCGCCGACGGGGTCGTCCTCGCCGCCGACACCCGGGCGAGTCTGGCCGGACGGTTCGTCACGAACCGTTCGGTGCAGAAGGTCGAGCCGATCGACGACCGGACGGCGCTCGCGTTCTCCGGGAGCGTGGGTGACGCCCAGTCGTTCCTCCGGCGGTTGCGGCTCGAGGCGAAGCGGTACGAGCTTCACCACGGCGGGCCGATGCCGGTCGAGACGGTGGCGACGGTCGCCGGCAACCTCCTCCGTGGTGGTCCCTACCAAGTGCTCGACCCCGTGCTCGCCGGGTTCGATACGGAACCGGCCGTCTACGACGTCGATCTCGGCGGAGGCGTGTTGCGAACGGAGTACGCCGCGAGCGGCAGCGGGATGCAACTCGCCTACGGCGTCCTCGAGGACGCCTACGACGCCGAGGCGTCAGTCGAGACCCTTCGCACCGTCGCGGCGACGACCGTCCGGAGCGCGGCGGCGCGCGACACCGCGAGCGGCGACGGGCTGACGATCGCGACGATCACCGCCGACGGGATCGACCTGGAGCGGTTCGACGACCTCGAGGCCGGCCCGCCGCTCGAGGCGGCGACCGACGGACCGAACCGGGGAGGAACGCAGGAGCGAACGGACGACGAGGGGGTGTACTGA
- a CDS encoding VOC family protein — translation MSGIVFFATEALEEVVDFYCTDVGASVWLEQPDCTILQYDNLLFGFCDREEADTDGILTFVVETSADVDDAYGTLAAYATDDPHENDRYQIYQFFAEDPEGRTVEFQTFLHETEPI, via the coding sequence ATGTCCGGAATCGTCTTCTTCGCGACGGAAGCGCTCGAGGAGGTCGTCGACTTTTACTGCACCGACGTCGGCGCGTCGGTCTGGCTCGAGCAGCCCGACTGTACGATCCTGCAATACGACAACCTGCTGTTCGGCTTTTGCGACCGGGAGGAGGCCGACACCGACGGAATTCTCACGTTCGTGGTCGAGACGAGCGCCGACGTCGACGACGCCTACGGGACGCTGGCCGCGTACGCGACCGACGACCCGCACGAGAACGACCGGTACCAGATCTACCAGTTCTTCGCCGAGGACCCCGAGGGTCGGACAGTCGAATTCCAGACGTTCTTACACGAGACGGAGCCGATATAG
- a CDS encoding DUF998 domain-containing protein, with product MSDRRRAAAGCGIAAAVITLGSIALATFLALPETFTWSERALSDMGRYGAETFWLFNGGLVAGGMIGLPFIWLLWTAARNVLERVGTALFAAGLVGMAFVGVFFLEHTEWYLETDLHVPAAALTFGSVPIAQLVLGAGAIRAGERNWGRLTVLFGLAHVVVWGGWLWYLTSIATRPMAWFAVPEFLAAALFGGWTVLRARRTLSAAESGTRSR from the coding sequence GTGAGTGACCGTCGACGCGCCGCGGCCGGCTGTGGGATCGCCGCCGCCGTCATCACGCTCGGGTCGATCGCCCTCGCGACCTTCCTCGCCCTGCCGGAGACGTTCACCTGGTCCGAACGGGCGCTCTCTGACATGGGGCGGTACGGCGCGGAGACGTTCTGGCTGTTCAACGGCGGGCTGGTCGCCGGCGGCATGATCGGGCTCCCTTTCATCTGGCTCCTGTGGACGGCGGCGCGAAACGTACTCGAGCGAGTCGGAACCGCCCTTTTCGCGGCCGGGCTCGTTGGGATGGCCTTCGTCGGCGTCTTCTTCCTCGAGCACACCGAGTGGTACCTCGAGACCGACCTGCACGTTCCGGCGGCGGCGCTCACGTTCGGCTCGGTGCCGATCGCACAGCTGGTGCTCGGGGCGGGCGCGATCCGGGCTGGCGAGCGCAACTGGGGTCGACTCACGGTCCTGTTCGGGCTCGCACACGTGGTCGTGTGGGGTGGCTGGCTCTGGTATCTCACGTCGATCGCCACCCGGCCCATGGCGTGGTTCGCCGTTCCCGAGTTCCTCGCCGCGGCGCTCTTTGGAGGCTGGACGGTCCTGCGAGCGCGTCGAACCCTGTCCGCGGCCGAAAGTGGCACGCGTTCGCGGTAG
- a CDS encoding UPF0058 family protein, whose product MHKDELLELHEQLVIIMEYFADRDEVEDGLFEPYRELDVDPSHVHKSKSEHKHAVFVLGNALANAMSEDEFSSAGRIGKRMEELADDAESKI is encoded by the coding sequence ATGCACAAGGACGAACTTCTCGAGCTTCACGAGCAACTCGTAATCATCATGGAGTACTTCGCCGACCGCGACGAGGTCGAGGATGGGCTCTTCGAACCGTACCGCGAACTCGACGTCGACCCCTCCCACGTCCACAAATCGAAGAGCGAGCACAAACACGCCGTTTTCGTCCTGGGCAACGCGCTCGCGAACGCGATGAGCGAGGACGAGTTCTCGAGCGCCGGCCGGATCGGCAAACGAATGGAAGAGCTCGCCGACGACGCCGAATCGAAGATCTAG